The proteins below are encoded in one region of Sminthopsis crassicaudata isolate SCR6 chromosome 1, ASM4859323v1, whole genome shotgun sequence:
- the ACTL7B gene encoding actin-like protein 7B produces MATRNTPSPRPMPVGTAQGDPGEASVLMNLDGKSIDNETPTQMKLKPKKTRKVKALIIDLGSQYCKCGYAGEPRPTYFISSTVGKHFPETANSGDNRKETYVGHELLNTEVSLKLVNPLKHGIVVDWDCVQDIWEYIFHSAMKILPEEHAVLVSDPPLSPSSNREKYAELMFETFSIPAMHIASQSLLSIYSYGKTSGLVVESGHGVSHVVPISEGDVMPGLIGHVDYAGCDLTNYLMKLLNETGHKFNDEHLHIMEHIKKKCCYAASDPDEEFSLPLEDLRVDYELPDGKLITIGKERFLCSEMLFKPSLVGSGQQGLPSATAACLNKCEASFKEEMMANILLCGGCTMLDGFPDRFQRELSQLFPNDSPLVAAAPERKTSVWTGGSILASLQAFQQLWVSKEEYEERGNAAIYSKC; encoded by the coding sequence ATGGCAACGAGAAACACCCCTAGCCCAAGGCCCATGCCTGTAGGAACCGCCCAAGGTGATCCTGGGGAAGCCAGTGTATTAATGAACCTAGATGGGAAATCCATAGATAATGAGACACCAACACAGATGAAGTTGAAAcctaagaaaacaagaaaggtcAAAGCACTAATCATCGACCTTGGCTCCCAGTATTGTAAGTGTGGCTATGCAGGAGAGCCAAGGCCCACCTATTTCATTTCATCGACAGTCGGTAAGCACTTCCCAGAGACTGCCAACTCAGGAGACAATCGGAAAGAAACCTATGTCGGACATGAACTTTTGAACACAGAAGTGTCCCTCAAGTTGGTCAACCCTCTCAAACACGGAATAGTGGTGGACTGGGATTGTGTGCAGGATATCTGGGAGTACATCTTTCATTCAGCCATGAAGATCCTCCCTGAGGAGCATGCTGTTCTCGTTTCTGACCCCCCGCTGAGTCCCAGCAGTAACCGGGAGAAGTACGCAGAACTCATGTTTGAGACTTTTAGCATCCCAGCCATGCACATCGCTTCTCAGTCCCTGCTGTCCATCTACTCCTATGGCAAGACCTCGGGACTGGTGGTGGAGAGTGGCCATGGCGTCTCCCACGTGGTGCCCATTTCAGAGGGGGACGTCATGCCGGGTTTGATAGGCCACGTGGACTACGCTGGGTGCGACCTTACAAATTACCTAATGAAGCTACTGAATGAAACTGGGCACAAATTCAATGACGAACACCTACACATCATGGAACACATCAAGAAGAAGTGTTGTTACGCGGCGTCTGATCCGGACGAAGAGTTCAGCTTACCCCTCGAAGACTTACGGGTAGACTACGAGCTCCCGGACGGAAAACTGATCACCATTGGCAAGGAAAGGTTCTTGTGCTCTGAGATGCTCTTCAAGCCTTCCCTAGTGGGCTCTGGCCAGCAGGGCCTGCCCTCCGCCACTGCCGCCTGTCTCAACAAATGCGAAGCCTCCTTTAAGGAGGAGATGATGGCCAACATACTCTTATGTGGGGGCTGCACTATGCTGGATGGCTTCCCAGACCGCTTCCAGAGGGAGCTGAGCCAGCTCTTTCCCAATGACAGTCCCCTCGTGGCGGCGGCTCCGGAGAGGAAGACTTCTGTATGGACCGGAGGCTCCATCCTGGCCTCCCTCCAAGCCTTCCAGCAGTTATGGGTCAGCAAAGAGGAATATGAAGAACGAGGGAATGCTGCTATCTACAGCAAATGCTAA
- the MSANTD3 gene encoding myb/SANT-like DNA-binding domain-containing protein 3, protein MQNNEIIKPAKYFSELEKSILLALVEKYKYVLECKKSDARTIALKQRTWQALAHEYNSQPSVSLRDFKQLKKCWENIKARTKKIMAHERREKVKRSVSPLLSTQVIGKEKIASMLPEQIYFLQSPPEESEYHPDTANQEPFPVSNRELCEEEKELIHFPVCEGTSQPEPSCSAVRITTNKNYRSRASQESALKKMHEEEHHQQMSILQLQLIQMNEVHVAKIQQIERECEMAEEEHRIKMEVLNKKKMYWERKLQTFTKEWPVSSFNRPFPNSP, encoded by the exons ATGCAAAACAACGAAATTATAAAACCTGCCAAATActtttctgaattggaaaagagtaTTTTGCTTGCATTAGTGGAAAAGTATAAATATGTGCTTGAATGTAAGAAAAGTGATGCAAGGACAATTGCCCTTAAGCAGCGGACCTGGCAAGCTCTCGCCCATGAGTACAATTCTCAACCAAGTGTCTCACTGCGGGATTTCAAACAACTGAAGAAGTGCTGGGAAAACATCAAGGCACGGACAAAAAAGATAATGGCacatgaaaggagagagaaggtaaAACGGAGCGTTAGTCCACTTCTAAGCACACAGGtaataggaaaagagaagattgCCAGCATGCTACCTGAGCAAATTTACTTTTTACAGAGTCCTCCAGAGGAGTCAGAATACCACCCTGACACAGCAAACCAAG AACCTTTTCCTGTTTCAAATCGAGAACTATgtgaggaggagaaggaattaATTCACTTTCCAGTTTGTGAAGGGACCTCTCAACCTGAACCTTCGTGTTCAGCAGTCAGAATAACCACCAATAAAAACTACAGGAGCAGAGCCTCTCaggaaagtgctttaaaaaagatGCATGAAGAAGAACACCATCAGCAAATGTCCATTTTGCAACTGCAATTGATCCAGATGAATGAAGTGCATGTGGCCAAAATTCAGCAAATTGAAAGAGAATGTGAAATGGCagaagaggaacacaggataaAAATGGAAGTTCTCAACAAAAAGAAGATGTATTGGGAAAGAAAACTGCAAACTTTTACCAAGGAATGGCCTGTGTCATCATTTAACAGGCCCTTCCCCAATTCACCATAG